The Rhopalosiphum maidis isolate BTI-1 chromosome 4, ASM367621v3, whole genome shotgun sequence region ACAGTCATAAAGGCACTaggtaaaattacattttaaaatgcacgTCATGACTTATGATGATTTTATGCTGCACGGTATCTGTGCACGCTGTTCGTGCGGTTTGTAATCCGTATTGGTTTCCTGACCACAAATCGCCGCAAGCACACCGTACGGAAAGTATACTTACCTGTAACACGGATGGGCCGCGCAACGGAAGTATGAGAttacatagatataattattttattattattaataaattattctgaaaCGATATCGAACGCAATCCACAATAATGTCGTATATTTTGCTTTCTTATCGTTTGATCCTAATTTATTGgctcatattaaattaattattacatgttAATATGTGTCTATACGCTCTATAGCGCTCACGAAAacgatatatcatattattttaacgtccaatccgataataatataaattatgattattgataaaaaaaaaactcgcatcgatcaattttattttctatgtttCATATTTGCATGGCAACATCACGaagtttttctaaataaaattatattacaaacaaaataatatccaaaaatagttttgtacGTAGTTAAgagttaagtatttatttaaaactaaaacaagGATGTTGTAGACTTGTAGTACTAAAAAATAGCAAATTTGATTTcagtattgtattaaaaaacccaaaaatacaataacaaggagtttcattataattgttaattattatcattatattttttaatttttttatttaaattatactttaaataaatatttaatatttgaaatttatttttatctttttttcttaatatttaaattatacaggaaaaaatttaaagcagttattttatatatgaggaaatctattaaattgcaaaaaaaattaaagccgGAAATAAgtcacattaaaaatttaacattttaattcgtACTTACCCGaagtaaatgtataacttGCTTTGCAACAATTCAGAACAATAGTAAAAAAGTGACCAACGATCGAACAACATCCGCGGATTCCGCGGTGCACTACAACTAAAAATCAATCATACCTTCCGGATTATCCGTTTTTAAACTTACgtcaaaatcatttaaaaactatgcTGGTTCGAAATGTGAAATACAAATCTCGAGACTTTAAAATGACGacaaatagattaaaaaaaatatagattctataatgtatttaaagaaattaatactttttggatactattagtgtttaaataatcatcTTGACAGCCAGCAGTATACCAGGTGAATCCtttatcatgtattataatacgccaTAGTACGCGGGATAGAGGATTGCTTATTTTTCCTCTCCCGATCTGGCAATAGTCGATTTTACTCTAATTTCATAATCGGAGTTTCGTCGTGACGGAAATACGTAGCCGCAGGTCGACACCGTAGACCTGCCCCCGAGATGGAGACGGTAAACAACGTCCGGTGTAACGTCCTCTCcgtaactttatattatataggttggTACATTTACGTATAGGCGCGCGCGCGTGACCCCGGCGGCTGTACCTACCAATAGTCGTAGTACAATAAACAGCAAGCGAAACTCTCCGTTTCGtgtacgttaaaaataataataaaaacacacgcGTGCCCGAGCTGGCTGTGTacaatgtgtgtataataataataacaatattattattattattataattattgtggttAATACGGCAGGGCCGCCGGCGAATAATTATATCGCAAGCCCTTAATGAAGACGCGCGCAGACCGATATCGCCGTCCGAGCACCTCCCACGAAACGGATTTCCTATACCAGATAccgttatgataataataacgttatcGTATTACATTAGTACATTACAcacagtatagtatattaagttataaaattaaaatatagctcACATTCGGCGGCCCGGAGGCTGCAGGCGAGACTCGTGTCGTCCGTCCGATCGCCGGTTCACCGGTCGCCTACAAGCGATCGACGTGAATCGACGTCTTGGAATACAGCCAGCAATCGCGGTGAATTTcccaaaaagtatatatatattgtatatcggTTGTGAATCTGCACcgtaatgcatttatattgtttatagatcAATAACGTCACGAAAGCACACTCAACGACGCGACGACGGCGTTAGACATGTTATGCCTGtacaatggttttttttttcaattattaaattaaactaaatgtacacaataattattttacttctgTAATCACTTATCAGCAACCTTCCGGAGAGGGATATGGAAAAAATTCatagttgaaataaaatagtatttaaacgaAGTTTCATGGGTTCATTGAATGGTATAGATTATTGAGACGATAAATTAAGACCGATTTTAATTcacctaataaaatacaaatttatatattatcatcacaGATTTACCATAGTTCCACacaatacacacatatatatataacatgtacacgtacaaaaaaataaaatatttttatttaagactgAATTCTGAACGGCTGAACCTATACATCGTTGACAGTTACATCAATTCCAGATTTTCATTTCGTCTGAACATCAAAGCTCTAAacgaatatgataaaaataataaaaacgcagttagaaaaaaaaataacgaattatACAGTACCTTAGAGGCCATGCTATGCAATAATTCTGATGTAACCTTTCCCGTTTGTTCTaccattttgtataaaaacccATCCtcgtttttcaataaattatatggatGATCAAATTCGACTACTGTGCCCGCGTCCATAACAAGTACCCGTTCGGAATCCATAATAGTATTCAATCTGTGAGCAATTGTTAATACTGTGCacgatttgaatttatttctaattgtattttgaatcAACGCATCGGTACTGTGAGACAAAAAATGACGAacgataaatacaataatacttaagactataaaataaacaacagaTAAACtaatcgaaatatttattactgtgGATCGACGTTGGCAGTAGCTTcatccaatattataattttattgcttCGAACTATAGCCCTGGCTAAGCATAACAACTGTCTTTGGCCGACACTGAAATTAGAACCAAAAGCAGACACTTTTGAATTTAAGCCATTAGACAAACTTTCAACGACACTTTTAAGTTCTAcctgaaataataatcataacaatttttattcatattaaaattaaatcgttcaaaaattaaattgaaaaaaaaaacgtagaaataaatattaagaataaactGTAAGGTTACTTCATCTAAAGCATTCCAAAGAACCAGGTCAGGGTATTCATCAAATGGATCTAAATTTGTTCGCATTGTTCCTGAAAACAAAACTGGTTCTTGAGGAATGATGGAAAACTTAGATCTCAGGTCATGTAATCCCAAATCatgtatttctatattatcgATTAAGATAGATCCTTCATTTAGAGCGAATCTAAACATTGCCCCGATAAAGGACGATTTACCTGCACCTGTCCTACCAACGATTCCGAcctaaataaatgtaacataattgttataaggagttaaaaatttacttatatcactaaaattactttttccaTCGGCTGTATTTGAACATTGAGATTTTTTAAGACATATGGCAAATCTAGACTATAACGAAGATTAAAATTCCGAAATTCGATTTTTCCCAAAAAAGGCCATCCTTTGGGAGGTGTTTTTTCTGTAAAAAGATTAATcatcaatataaatgtatattttaataatgtaacttatgaataaattggtgtattattttacaatatttttattaccaaaGGGAGATCGAAAATCAGCTTCATGTGGTAAATCTTTGTACTCGAGGATTCTTTCGACAGAAGTCATTTGATTTTCTAAGACTGAAAATTGTCTTATTCCCCATTGGACTATTCCGATCAATGTAATTATTTGAGTAATAGTTAGACCAATATTTCCTCCATAATTatctaaatgtatatagtacaatttgtataagtaacaatagttataaattgaattaatttattcaaacatttcaaaCTTACCATTTCCAATAGCGAAGAAACTGAATattacaatacctatataaataatgcagACTAGATCCAACCAGAAACCAAACGCTTGATTCGCACAAATGAACATATCCCAAGCCGAAGAATGTAAgtcctatacattttattaagaaCAGGGGTAGTTATTTCGCTGTATATAGTAACCGATTAGTAGTGTTAAGTGTAACTCTATACTGAGTAGATCactgtaataaatatgttaaggaCGTTAaggtatttatacatttaattatgtatagtatatataattatatgataatggtaaaaagtttcaagaacctacaaataatgttttttgttttttgaattataaaaaattaactaaaatcgGTAAAATCGTTAGTTTcgttaaaatacacaatttttttaaatttcagcatgaaatatctataaaaaatatcataagatCATATTGCTTTAGAAACAACTTATGAGGAATCTTGTATTAGATTTTCAagcgtttttaaataaaataaaaatgtataaataaaaaaattgaacattttaaatacctataatctaGATCAACtagcttaaaatttaacttttcaaaGCAAACTACAtcaaattttctataaaaaaaaaaacgctctTGAAGTTGAAGTTCAAAGCATTTTTCTACTACAAAAAGtatttagacaaaaaaaaaaaaaaaagaaaaaatgcttAACAATAGATATAAAACGCACAATATTGTAACACCAATACACAATCGTCGTTCATCtctgaatctaaaatatattaaatacctattatttatgaacatagtgaactatatataatatacaaactataCTTAGCAACTATAGTATCATTAATTTCGACTCACTTGATACTTATCAAAttcattgattaaaatttgttctaCTTTGCATACccttattgttgttataccTTGTAGTGTTTCTTTCATATGTGCAAATATAGGACTTcgttctatttataataatgtaaactcaaattgtattttgtcattttaaatAGTGTTGGTTATTAATGATTCGcaaaatatacttactaaCTCCTTCTAATCGTTTGATACCTCTTGATGTAGGCAAATAGAAAActctaatataatagaatattaccaGCATGATAGATGTCGGTATCAtgagataaatattaacaaatccAACAATAGATATAATTCCCAAAAGTAACATTGATAGctagacatttaaaatattcaaaacaaacaATCAGGATAAATTAAGTATGTTTCATGTATTATATGGCACTTTATCATTATCGAATAAACCATTTCTATAGTGTGAATAAGATTAGAGTAGTATTAAAGGGATTCAATACcatccatttttttaaacgaaaactTTTTAGTAAcagataaatcattttatcgtGGTTGTGAGAGGGGGAACAGCTGATGagactatttttttagaatgacggactttgaacttaaaaaatgtaagatcTTAGTTCgtggtttcttttttttatcacttatTGCCGAAAACATCATTTTaatgtcaataattataaatatttttatcagataaatgattattaaataatgtattctattttcattatttttttttataaatatttaatacagagATTATTGAAGGGACACATACCCGTTTAAAAACTTTAGTATATTTGCATACTTGATTCATAGGTACAATACAAagcaataatatgtaagaaaTCTAAAAAAGTATTCGTATATGAATTTTACTCGcgatttatcatatattcattaatcataCCATATTTCGaccctaatttttttttttatttatttaatatgcatttaaattgttatttgtcgACAAAAAGTAAGTGAATTTCGTGTAATCGCGTTAAAGGTAATGCAgtcgttaaattatattatgttgtacacACCTACATTGATTGATAATTGATTTACCACACACACTCGTTTAAACGATACACTCGCAAGACATGATATTGCCTATATTGAACTCCTTCCAATGACGTTCTCAAGAATTTTCAATAGGGAAGGGAGTGTGGAGTGTGTTTATGAATAGCTAACATTGTAAGACCATtgagccaaaaaaaaaaaaaaaacggccAATGGTGGGGAGAGGGTTAATTTCCATGAACTCCCCCGTGAGTGCTCACATGACTTCTTCAATTAAACCcataaaaaattcgatatcgtatcatcttaaataaaatattttacacttacTTGTAAAcaatccataaaaatatatggcaATAATTCGTCAATAACTCCGATATCCTTTGAAAAACGGTTCAACATGTCACCTAAACAAATGTAAATATCggacagtattatattttaaatcatttcaattatagttaaattaggtaaaattaaatgattaccAGAAGAGTTGGTATTGAAAAAAGACATAGTGGCTTTAACAAAACTATCGAACATTTGATCATGCAAATGTATAGAAGCATTCTTACAGAACGATACGTATACCACACACCTGAAGATAACGATTATGAtcgaaaaaatgattataaccgTGTACACGATCATACAGATTTGTCGGAAATTTGAcgtaaacaataatgtattgattgtATCACTAGACGATAATGTACTGTTatcatttgatatattattataatttattgtcttcTTATTTTCGCCAGTAACCCTAAAATATTTACGCATGTTTATATCAGCTATTAATTAGTACGTTTTCATTCTTTAATCCTTGCATACCAAAAACTAATCCAATAATCACCGCCAGTAGTCAATACttggattaaaataaaacaaaaaaatacaaaaaatattttaaagacacTCCCGTTGGCAGATAAATATGATAGATAAACATTTATCGAAACGCGACCAGACGACCGacttttgtttacatttttcgaTTTTACAGCTAGaacttcattaatattaacatcatTATGAGATGATGAAATACTCTTGTTAGAACCGAGCAAATTTGAGGCTAAATTTACGTTTAAGCTGTTGTTGGTATCATTTTCTGGTTCATTTATTTCTGTATCATCTGAAGATTCGAGTAATTTTGCAAAGTCCAAATCGGAAGCTTGTA contains the following coding sequences:
- the LOC113550113 gene encoding probable multidrug resistance-associated protein lethal(2)03659 isoform X4 — protein: MHFIWIGPLLTIVITYFLWQEIGVSSLIGVSVFLFFIPLQYWLGEKMSECRLKTAKITDERIRLMNEIISGVQVIKMYTWEKPFAKLLEHTRKKEIKQIGSTLFLGILSYSFQAVQSRFQLFISIITFILLGNDISIRKVFVITAFYSVLHQPMTKSFVRGVSNLAELKICLKRIENFMLLEEKDSDIPNLSKSVKPLTIGVLESPKSDVITDNIDVEKNAIYLNNFSIFISNATAKWTDNKTCNTLENINVNIMPGSLVAIIGPVGAGKSSLIQMILRELPLFEGTISVRGTVSYASQEPWLFAGSVQQNILFGSPMDKERYKQVLSVCALNTDLKKFPHGDRTLVGERGITLSGGQRARINLARAIYKQTDIYLLDDPLSAVDTRVGRHLFEKCIRDYLREKTCVIITHQVQYLTDVNQVILIDNGSIIAKGSFQELQASDLDFAKLLESSDDTEINEPENDTNNSLNVNLASNLLGSNKSISSSHNDVNINEVLAVKSKNVNKSRSSGRVSINVYLSYLSANGSVFKIFFVFFCFILIQVLTTGGDYWISFWVTGENKKTINYNNISNDNSTLSSSDTINTLLFTSNFRQICMIVYTVIIIFSIIIVIFRCVVYVSFCKNASIHLHDQMFDSFVKATMSFFNTNSSGDMLNRFSKDIGVIDELLPYIFMDCLQLSMLLLGIISIVGFVNIYLMIPTSIMLVIFYYIRVFYLPTSRGIKRLEGVKRSPIFAHMKETLQGITTIRVCKVEQILINEFDKYQDLHSSAWDMFICANQAFGFWLDLVCIIYIGIVIFSFFAIGNDNYGGNIGLTITQIITLIGIVQWGIRQFSVLENQMTSVERILEYKDLPHEADFRSPFEKTPPKGWPFLGKIEFRNFNLRYSLDLPYVLKNLNVQIQPMEKVGIVGRTGAGKSSFIGAMFRFALNEGSILIDNIEIHDLGLHDLRSKFSIIPQEPVLFSGTMRTNLDPFDEYPDLVLWNALDEVELKSVVESLSNGLNSKVSAFGSNFSVGQRQLLCLARAIVRSNKIIILDEATANVDPHTDALIQNTIRNKFKSCTVLTIAHRLNTIMDSERVLVMDAGTVVEFDHPYNLLKNEDGFLYKMVEQTGKVTSELLHSMASKSFDVQTK
- the LOC113550113 gene encoding probable multidrug resistance-associated protein lethal(2)03659 isoform X2: MNEIFLKASRPLLIGGLLAYFNPDGFYTTDLKYAYIYASGIILTLFMTMILQHSGLEKNLELGMKMRVACCSIIFRKALRLSQKSLNETTVGQVINLISNDVSRFDLAVTTMHFIWIGPLLTIVITYFLWQEIGVSSLIGVSVFLFFIPLQYWLGEKMSECRLKTAKITDERIRLMNEIISGVQVIKMYTWEKPFAKLLEHTRKKEIKQIGSTLFLGILSYSFQAVQSRFQLFISIITFILLGNDISIRKVFVITAFYSVLHQPMTKSFVRGVSNLAELKICLKRIENFMLLEEKDSDIPNLSKSVKPLTIGVLESPKSDVITDNIDVEKNAIYLNNFSIFISNATAKWTDNKTCNTLENINVNIMPGSLVAIIGPVGAGKSSLIQMILRELPLFEGTISVRGTVSYASQEPWLFAGSVQQNILFGSPMDKERYKQVLSVCALNTDLKKFPHGDRTLVGERGITLSGGQRARINLARAIYKQTDIYLLDDPLSAVDTRVGRHLFEKCIRDYLREKTCVIITHQVQYLTDVNQVILIDNGSIIAKGSFQELQASDLDFAKLLESSDDTEINEPENDTNNSLNVNLASNLLGSNKSISSSHNDVNINEVLAVKSKNVNKSRSSGRVSINVYLSYLSANGSVFKIFFVFFCFILIQVLTTGGDYWISFWVTGENKKTINYNNISNDNSTLSSSDTINTLLFTSNFRQICMIVYTVIIIFSIIIVIFRCVVYVSFCKNASIHLHDQMFDSFVKATMSFFNTNSSGDMLNRFSKDIGVIDELLPYIFMDCLQLSMLLLGIISIVGFVNIYLMIPTSIMLVIFYYIRVFYLPTSRGIKRLEGVKRSPIFAHMKETLQGITTIRVCKVEQILINEFDKYQDLHSSAWDMFICANQAFGFWLDLVCIIYIGIVIFSFFAIGNDNYGGNIGLTITQIITLIGIVQWGIRQFSVLENQMTSVERILEYKDLPHEADFRSPFEKTPPKGWPFLGKIEFRNFNLRYSLDLPYVLKNLNVQIQPMEKVGIVGRTGAGKSSFIGAMFRFALNEGSILIDNIEIHDLGLHDLRSKFSIIPQEPVLFSGTMRTNLDPFDEYPDLVLWNALDEVELKSVVESLSNGLNSKVSAFGSNFSVGQRQLLCLARAIVRSNKIIILDEATANVDPHTDALIQNTIRNKFKSCTVLTIAHRLNTIMDSERVLVMDAGTVVEFDHPYNLLKNEDGFLYKMVEQTGKVTSELLHSMASKSFDVQTK
- the LOC113550113 gene encoding probable multidrug resistance-associated protein lethal(2)03659 isoform X3 — encoded protein: MKMRVACCSIIFRKALRLSQKSLNETTVGQVINLISNDVSRFDLAVTTMHFIWIGPLLTIVITYFLWQEIGVSSLIGVSVFLFFIPLQYWLGEKMSECRLKTAKITDERIRLMNEIISGVQVIKMYTWEKPFAKLLEHTRKKEIKQIGSTLFLGILSYSFQAVQSRFQLFISIITFILLGNDISIRKVFVITAFYSVLHQPMTKSFVRGVSNLAELKICLKRIENFMLLEEKDSDIPNLSKSVKPLTIGVLESPKSDVITDNIDVEKNAIYLNNFSIFISNATAKWTDNKTCNTLENINVNIMPGSLVAIIGPVGAGKSSLIQMILRELPLFEGTISVRGTVSYASQEPWLFAGSVQQNILFGSPMDKERYKQVLSVCALNTDLKKFPHGDRTLVGERGITLSGGQRARINLARAIYKQTDIYLLDDPLSAVDTRVGRHLFEKCIRDYLREKTCVIITHQVQYLTDVNQVILIDNGSIIAKGSFQELQASDLDFAKLLESSDDTEINEPENDTNNSLNVNLASNLLGSNKSISSSHNDVNINEVLAVKSKNVNKSRSSGRVSINVYLSYLSANGSVFKIFFVFFCFILIQVLTTGGDYWISFWVTGENKKTINYNNISNDNSTLSSSDTINTLLFTSNFRQICMIVYTVIIIFSIIIVIFRCVVYVSFCKNASIHLHDQMFDSFVKATMSFFNTNSSGDMLNRFSKDIGVIDELLPYIFMDCLQLSMLLLGIISIVGFVNIYLMIPTSIMLVIFYYIRVFYLPTSRGIKRLEGVKRSPIFAHMKETLQGITTIRVCKVEQILINEFDKYQDLHSSAWDMFICANQAFGFWLDLVCIIYIGIVIFSFFAIGNDNYGGNIGLTITQIITLIGIVQWGIRQFSVLENQMTSVERILEYKDLPHEADFRSPFEKTPPKGWPFLGKIEFRNFNLRYSLDLPYVLKNLNVQIQPMEKVGIVGRTGAGKSSFIGAMFRFALNEGSILIDNIEIHDLGLHDLRSKFSIIPQEPVLFSGTMRTNLDPFDEYPDLVLWNALDEVELKSVVESLSNGLNSKVSAFGSNFSVGQRQLLCLARAIVRSNKIIILDEATANVDPHTDALIQNTIRNKFKSCTVLTIAHRLNTIMDSERVLVMDAGTVVEFDHPYNLLKNEDGFLYKMVEQTGKVTSELLHSMASKSFDVQTK
- the LOC113550113 gene encoding probable multidrug resistance-associated protein lethal(2)03659 isoform X1 translates to MNRCTTDDNSEIKRPLNPKSNANIFEFITYSWMLKLFKTGQIRELDETDLYTTLDDQLASSLGDKLEKEWQIEYSANCKPSLLKVLIKLYGFKYISIGFVFAMNEIFLKASRPLLIGGLLAYFNPDGFYTTDLKYAYIYASGIILTLFMTMILQHSGLEKNLELGMKMRVACCSIIFRKALRLSQKSLNETTVGQVINLISNDVSRFDLAVTTMHFIWIGPLLTIVITYFLWQEIGVSSLIGVSVFLFFIPLQYWLGEKMSECRLKTAKITDERIRLMNEIISGVQVIKMYTWEKPFAKLLEHTRKKEIKQIGSTLFLGILSYSFQAVQSRFQLFISIITFILLGNDISIRKVFVITAFYSVLHQPMTKSFVRGVSNLAELKICLKRIENFMLLEEKDSDIPNLSKSVKPLTIGVLESPKSDVITDNIDVEKNAIYLNNFSIFISNATAKWTDNKTCNTLENINVNIMPGSLVAIIGPVGAGKSSLIQMILRELPLFEGTISVRGTVSYASQEPWLFAGSVQQNILFGSPMDKERYKQVLSVCALNTDLKKFPHGDRTLVGERGITLSGGQRARINLARAIYKQTDIYLLDDPLSAVDTRVGRHLFEKCIRDYLREKTCVIITHQVQYLTDVNQVILIDNGSIIAKGSFQELQASDLDFAKLLESSDDTEINEPENDTNNSLNVNLASNLLGSNKSISSSHNDVNINEVLAVKSKNVNKSRSSGRVSINVYLSYLSANGSVFKIFFVFFCFILIQVLTTGGDYWISFWVTGENKKTINYNNISNDNSTLSSSDTINTLLFTSNFRQICMIVYTVIIIFSIIIVIFRCVVYVSFCKNASIHLHDQMFDSFVKATMSFFNTNSSGDMLNRFSKDIGVIDELLPYIFMDCLQLSMLLLGIISIVGFVNIYLMIPTSIMLVIFYYIRVFYLPTSRGIKRLEGVKRSPIFAHMKETLQGITTIRVCKVEQILINEFDKYQDLHSSAWDMFICANQAFGFWLDLVCIIYIGIVIFSFFAIGNDNYGGNIGLTITQIITLIGIVQWGIRQFSVLENQMTSVERILEYKDLPHEADFRSPFEKTPPKGWPFLGKIEFRNFNLRYSLDLPYVLKNLNVQIQPMEKVGIVGRTGAGKSSFIGAMFRFALNEGSILIDNIEIHDLGLHDLRSKFSIIPQEPVLFSGTMRTNLDPFDEYPDLVLWNALDEVELKSVVESLSNGLNSKVSAFGSNFSVGQRQLLCLARAIVRSNKIIILDEATANVDPHTDALIQNTIRNKFKSCTVLTIAHRLNTIMDSERVLVMDAGTVVEFDHPYNLLKNEDGFLYKMVEQTGKVTSELLHSMASKSFDVQTK